In Uranotaenia lowii strain MFRU-FL chromosome 2, ASM2978415v1, whole genome shotgun sequence, one genomic interval encodes:
- the LOC129745840 gene encoding PAT complex subunit CCDC47 — protein MRILTKVLAVAILLVVPLFVVSADNFEENDFAEFEDFDDDEFIVGNGAGNEGFQQRGNQDREGPPSVRSNDNTPSDDDNADFAEIDANDADEAIVEDEENEFEHFQDEEEFEGFPGTANDQDDIKLSDTKKTEPKLTMAKVPMHFRTHWDSYWMEMLMLAGLLAYFANYLFGNKKNSSIANLWLSTHKSLLEDNFVLVGDDGKKETQGSTLAFIKESESVYTLWCSGRTCCEGMLVELKMIKRQDLVSLIAGIMKPVQDQLHIKVELSQDAMDNYVFCIATKKQATKMFKEMSDLSKFCTLVNKTEEKFNIPGYSLLSEIAEASSSLLDSRLIAALNKYAPLIEYIHVSDQYCGPIQQEDSSALKQPEVKRILHCGFNIPAKTTMEEMKPLLVLVFYLMERIKRFRLSKEGKAKSDKNRARVEEEFMKNTHAARAEAAAQRREEKRKAEKEKILADDDPEKQRRWEEKERKRLEKKRPKMKQLSIKAL, from the exons ATGAGGATTCTCACTAAAGTATTGGCCGTGGCCATCCTCTTGGTGGTACCATTATTTGTTGTATCAGCAGACAACTTCGAAGAGAACGACTTTGCGGAATTTGAAGATTTCGATGATGATGAATTCATTGTTGGCAATGGCGCCGGTAATGAGGGTTTTCAGCAAAGAGGAAATCAAGACAGAGAAGGTCCACCTTCGGTCCGTTCTAATGATAACACCCCATCAGATGATGATAACGCCGATTTTGCGGAAATTGATGCTAACGACGCTGACGAGGCCATAGTTGAGGACGaagaaaacgaatttgaacATTTCCAGGACGAAGAAGAATTCGAGGGCTTCCCAGGAACAGCAAATGATCAGGATGATATAAAGCTGAGTGACACGAAAAAAACCGAGCCGAAACTCACCATGGCGAAAGTGCCAATGCATTTCAGGACACACTGGGACTCTTATTGGATGGAAATGTTGATGCTAGCGGGTCTTCTCGCATATTTTGCAAATTACTTATTCGgcaataaaaagaattcatcaaTAGCCAATCTTTGGTTATCGACACACAAAAGTTTGCTGGAAGATAACTTTGTGCTTGTCGGTGACGATGGCAAGAAAGAAACTCAAGGTTCTACACTCGCTTTCATTAAAGAAAGTGAAAGTGTGTACACTCTTTGGTGCAGTGGACGTACATGTTGCGAGGGCATGTTGGTAGAACTCAAAATGATAAAGAGGCAAGACTTGGTATCATTGATCGCTGGGATTATGAAACCGGTTCAAGATCAGCTTCACATCAAGGTTGAATTGTCACAAGATGCCATGGACAACTATGTATTTTGCATTGCTACCAAGAAACAAGCAACGAAAATGTTCAAAGAAATGAGCGATCTG agTAAATTCTGTACCCTAGTCAACAAAACGGAGGAAAAATTCAACATCCCCGGTTACTCACTCCTTTCGGAGATTGCTGAAGCGTCTTCCAGCTTGTTAGATAGTAGATTAATTGCAGCTTTAAATAAATATGCGCCTTTGATCGAGTACATTCACGTATCGGATCAATATTGTGGACCGATTCAACAGGAAGATTCTAGCGCATTGAAACAACCAGAAGTCAAACGTATTTTGCACTGTGGCTTCAATATACCAGCGAAAACGACAATGGAAGAGATGAAACCTCTGTTGGTTCTAGTATTCTACCTAATGGAACGCATCAAGCGATTCCGTTTATCTAAGGAA gggAAAGCAAAGTCTGATAAAAATCGTGCACGTGTTGAAGAAGAATTTATGAAGAATACTCATGCTGCCCGAGCTGAAGCCGCCGCTCAACGCCGCGAAGAAAAACGTAAAGCTGAGAAGGAAAAAATACTAGCTGATGACGACCCAGAGAAACAACGTCGTTGGGAGGAAAAGGAGCGCAAGCGGCTAGAGAAGAAACGCCCGAAAATGAAACAACTTTCAATCAAAGCCCTTTAA